In a single window of the Caulobacter soli genome:
- the gatA gene encoding Asp-tRNA(Asn)/Glu-tRNA(Gln) amidotransferase subunit GatA — MTSLTSLTLKGALDGLEAGDFTSVELTTAHIEAVEAARGLNAFLFETPEQALSMAAASDARRALEAARPLDGIPLGIKDLFCTEGTPTTAASKILEPFVPHYESTVTSQLWRDGAVMLGKLNLDEFAMGSSNETSAYGPVINPWRKTGSNQALTPGGSSGGSAAAVAADLCLGATATDTGGSIRQPAAFTGTVGIKPTYGRCSRWGTVAFASSLDQAGPIAKTVEDAAILLTSMSGHDPKDSTSLDVPVPNFAAFVGKSVKGLRIGIPKEYRVDNMPAEIEQLWEQGVAWLKEAGCEIVEISLPHTKYALPAYYIVAPAEASSNLARYDGMRYGLRAEGGNLTEVYENTRAAGFGDEVKRRILIGTYVLSAGYYDAYYLKALKVRRRIAEDFDNAWEKCDAILTPTAPSAAFGLGENSNDPIAMYLNDVFTVTTNLAGLPGLSLPAGLDANGLPLGLQIIGKPLDEGTVFSVAGAIEKAAGFKTKATKWW; from the coding sequence ATGACTTCGCTGACCTCTCTCACCCTCAAGGGCGCGCTGGACGGGCTGGAAGCCGGGGACTTCACCTCGGTCGAGCTGACCACGGCGCACATCGAGGCCGTCGAGGCCGCGCGCGGCCTGAACGCCTTCCTGTTCGAGACCCCCGAGCAGGCCCTGTCGATGGCCGCCGCCTCGGACGCTCGCAGGGCGCTCGAGGCCGCCCGTCCGCTGGACGGCATCCCGCTGGGCATCAAGGACCTGTTCTGCACCGAGGGTACGCCCACCACGGCGGCGTCGAAGATCCTCGAGCCGTTCGTCCCGCACTACGAGTCGACCGTCACCAGCCAGCTGTGGCGTGACGGGGCGGTGATGCTGGGCAAGCTGAACCTCGACGAATTCGCCATGGGCTCGTCCAACGAGACCAGCGCGTACGGTCCCGTGATCAATCCCTGGCGCAAGACCGGCTCCAACCAGGCCCTGACCCCGGGCGGCAGCTCGGGCGGCAGCGCCGCGGCCGTGGCCGCCGACCTGTGCCTGGGCGCCACCGCCACCGACACCGGCGGCTCGATCCGCCAGCCGGCCGCCTTCACCGGCACCGTGGGCATCAAGCCGACCTACGGCCGTTGCTCGCGCTGGGGCACGGTGGCCTTCGCCAGCTCGCTGGACCAGGCCGGCCCGATCGCCAAGACCGTCGAGGACGCGGCGATCCTGCTGACCTCGATGAGCGGCCACGACCCCAAGGACTCCACCAGTCTCGACGTGCCGGTTCCGAACTTCGCCGCCTTCGTCGGCAAGTCGGTCAAGGGCCTGCGGATCGGTATCCCCAAGGAATACCGCGTCGACAACATGCCCGCCGAGATCGAGCAGCTCTGGGAACAGGGCGTGGCCTGGCTGAAGGAAGCCGGCTGCGAGATCGTCGAGATCAGCTTGCCGCACACCAAGTACGCCCTGCCGGCCTACTATATCGTAGCCCCGGCCGAGGCCTCCTCGAACCTGGCCCGCTATGACGGCATGCGCTACGGCCTGCGGGCCGAGGGCGGCAATCTGACCGAGGTCTACGAGAACACCCGCGCCGCCGGCTTCGGCGACGAGGTGAAGCGCCGCATCCTGATCGGCACCTACGTGCTGTCGGCCGGCTATTACGACGCCTACTACCTGAAGGCCCTGAAGGTGCGTCGCCGCATCGCCGAGGACTTCGACAACGCCTGGGAAAAGTGCGACGCGATCCTCACCCCCACGGCGCCGTCGGCGGCTTTCGGCCTGGGCGAGAACAGCAACGACCCGATCGCCATGTACCTGAACGACGTGTTCACGGTGACGACGAACCTGGCGGGTCTGCCGGGCCTGTCGCTGCCGGCGGGCCTGGACGCCAACGGCCTGCCGCTGGGTCTGCAGATCATCGGCAAGCCGCTGGACGAGGGCACGGTGTTCTCGGTGGCCGGGGCCATCGAAAAGGCCGCGGGCTTCAAGACCAAGGCGACCAAGTGGTGGTGA
- a CDS encoding O-antigen ligase family protein: protein MALWVLPVLALLIYSGGWELPLVGETADAAGSALLRVGYLPAYAAGFALIALRPGSTFRVLIRQPFLIVLLLVVAASMFWSVNPDQTARRGFALVCTTLGGIALAARFRWPQLAEVVGAAFAVLIVACFVVCLAVPRIGIMTELFPGAWRGLWREKNGLGGNMAFGFCILSAAALLNPQRARLWWTFAGLALVLVLMSTSKTSLVSLMLGVAAIGFVWIARRGPAMGAAATWTGITGVVLLGAFILFASDVFFAILGKDATLTGRTKIWAAVMREIEDRPWLGYGYQAVWGDKTGWGPFAWISKNAGFQAQHAHNSWLEQWLGLGLLGLIAWGLFYLQAMTLAVISVFRDRGALLAFPFLVVYSLVALTESIALIYNDFRWVLFVAFAAKLAFPDREVGG, encoded by the coding sequence ATGGCGCTGTGGGTGCTGCCGGTCCTGGCCCTGCTGATCTACAGCGGCGGCTGGGAGCTGCCGCTGGTGGGCGAGACCGCCGACGCGGCCGGCTCGGCCCTGCTGCGAGTCGGTTATCTGCCCGCCTACGCCGCCGGTTTCGCCCTGATCGCCCTGCGACCCGGCTCGACCTTTCGCGTGCTCATCCGCCAGCCGTTCCTGATCGTCCTTCTGCTGGTGGTGGCCGCCTCGATGTTCTGGTCGGTCAATCCGGACCAGACGGCCCGGCGCGGCTTCGCCCTGGTCTGCACGACGCTGGGCGGGATCGCCCTGGCCGCGCGCTTCCGCTGGCCGCAGCTGGCCGAGGTGGTGGGCGCGGCCTTCGCGGTGCTGATCGTCGCCTGTTTCGTGGTGTGTCTGGCCGTGCCGCGCATCGGGATCATGACCGAGCTGTTCCCCGGCGCCTGGCGCGGCCTGTGGCGTGAGAAGAACGGCCTGGGCGGCAACATGGCGTTCGGCTTCTGCATCCTGTCGGCCGCCGCCTTGCTGAACCCCCAAAGAGCCCGCCTGTGGTGGACCTTCGCGGGGCTGGCCCTGGTGCTGGTGCTGATGTCGACCTCCAAGACCTCGCTGGTGTCGCTGATGCTGGGCGTGGCGGCGATCGGCTTTGTCTGGATCGCCCGGCGCGGCCCGGCCATGGGCGCGGCCGCCACCTGGACGGGGATCACCGGGGTGGTGCTGCTGGGGGCCTTCATCCTGTTCGCTTCGGACGTCTTCTTCGCGATCCTGGGCAAGGACGCCACCCTGACCGGCCGCACCAAGATCTGGGCGGCGGTGATGCGCGAGATCGAGGACCGGCCGTGGCTGGGCTACGGCTACCAGGCGGTATGGGGCGACAAGACCGGGTGGGGCCCGTTCGCCTGGATCAGCAAGAACGCCGGCTTCCAGGCCCAGCACGCCCACAACAGCTGGCTGGAGCAGTGGCTGGGCCTTGGCCTGCTGGGCCTGATCGCCTGGGGGCTGTTCTACCTGCAGGCCATGACCCTGGCGGTGATCTCGGTGTTCCGCGACCGGGGCGCGCTGCTCGCCTTCCCGTTCCTGGTCGTCTACAGCCTGGTGGCCCTGACCGAGAGCATCGCGCTGATCTACAACGATTTCCGCTGGGTGTTGTTCGTGGCCTTCGCCGCCAAGCTGGCCTTCCCGGACCGCGAGGTCGGGGGGTAA
- a CDS encoding endonuclease domain-containing protein, translating to MRVNRARALRKAMSVQEVRLWVRLRSLRAHGFHFRRQAPLLVYYPDFICLSRRLIVEVDGPHHEELEQAAHDACRDQVFRRSGFQTLRFRTRAVHEDIDAVMSVICQALSAASPTRPLRGHPPHKGEGRDLGISDHPTWSGIET from the coding sequence ATGAGGGTGAATCGAGCAAGGGCGCTTCGGAAGGCAATGTCGGTGCAGGAAGTTCGCCTGTGGGTGCGCCTTCGCTCCCTGAGAGCCCATGGCTTCCACTTTCGGAGGCAAGCACCCTTGCTGGTCTACTATCCCGACTTCATCTGTTTGAGCCGACGGCTGATCGTCGAGGTCGATGGACCACACCACGAGGAGCTGGAGCAGGCCGCTCACGACGCCTGTCGCGATCAAGTTTTCCGCCGCTCTGGCTTCCAAACCTTGCGCTTCCGGACCCGTGCGGTGCATGAGGACATAGACGCGGTCATGAGCGTGATTTGTCAGGCCTTGAGCGCAGCGAGCCCCACCCGACCCCTTCGGGGCCACCCTCCCCATAAAGGGGAGGGAAGGGACCTAGGAATAAGTGACCACCCTACGTGGTCAGGAATTGAGACATGA
- the gatB gene encoding Asp-tRNA(Asn)/Glu-tRNA(Gln) amidotransferase subunit GatB: protein MTETASSKVIQGRTGPWEIVLGLEVHAQVASVSKLFSGAAVGFGAGPNQQVSLVDAAMPGMLPVLNRFCVEQAVKTGLGLKAQINLKSRFDRKNYFYPDLPQGYQISQFDQPIVGEGVVTVERDDGTTFDVRIERLHLEQDAGKSLHDQDPNATYVDLNRAGTALMEIVSKPDMRTSEEAAAYVKKLRTILVYLGTCDGDMEKGNLRADVNVSVCRPGDYEKFRETGSFSHLGTRCEIKNVNSYRYIQQAIEYEARRQIEILEDGGKIDQETRLFDPGKLETRSMRSKEEAHDYRYFPDPDLLPLVLDPAWVKDLEATLPELPDAKKQRLQSQYGLSAYDAGVLIIESDRADYFEAAAKGRDAKLVSNWVTNELLSKLSAGGHEIAASPLPASDIAQLVELIENGTISSKIAKEVFEHMWAGEGRPAEIVEARGLVQINDTGAIEAAIDKLIAANPDKAEAVKEKPQAIGWFVGQVMKETGGKANPATVNELLKSKLGL, encoded by the coding sequence ATGACCGAAACCGCCTCTTCCAAAGTGATCCAAGGCCGCACCGGCCCCTGGGAAATCGTTCTCGGCCTCGAGGTCCATGCCCAGGTCGCCAGCGTGTCCAAGCTGTTCTCCGGCGCAGCCGTCGGGTTTGGCGCGGGGCCGAACCAGCAGGTCAGCCTGGTGGACGCGGCCATGCCCGGCATGCTGCCGGTCCTGAACCGTTTTTGCGTCGAGCAGGCGGTGAAGACCGGCCTGGGTCTGAAGGCGCAGATCAATCTGAAGAGCCGCTTCGACCGCAAGAACTACTTCTATCCCGACCTGCCGCAGGGCTATCAGATCAGCCAGTTCGACCAGCCGATCGTCGGCGAGGGCGTGGTGACCGTCGAGCGTGACGACGGCACGACCTTCGACGTGCGTATCGAACGCCTGCACCTGGAACAGGACGCCGGCAAGTCGCTGCACGACCAGGACCCGAACGCGACCTATGTCGACCTGAACCGCGCGGGCACGGCGCTGATGGAGATCGTCTCCAAGCCTGACATGCGCACCTCCGAAGAGGCCGCCGCCTACGTCAAGAAGCTGCGCACGATCCTGGTCTATCTGGGCACCTGCGACGGCGACATGGAGAAGGGCAACCTGCGCGCCGACGTCAACGTCTCGGTCTGCCGCCCGGGCGACTACGAGAAGTTCCGCGAGACCGGCAGCTTCAGCCACCTGGGCACGCGCTGCGAGATCAAGAACGTCAACAGCTACCGCTACATCCAGCAGGCCATCGAATACGAGGCCCGTCGCCAGATCGAGATCCTGGAGGACGGCGGCAAGATCGACCAGGAAACTCGCCTGTTCGACCCGGGCAAGCTCGAGACCCGTTCGATGCGGTCGAAGGAAGAGGCGCACGACTATCGCTACTTCCCCGATCCGGACCTGCTGCCGCTGGTCCTGGACCCGGCTTGGGTCAAGGATCTGGAAGCGACGCTGCCGGAACTGCCGGACGCCAAGAAGCAGCGCCTGCAGAGCCAGTATGGCCTGTCGGCCTACGACGCCGGCGTGCTGATCATCGAGAGCGACCGCGCCGACTATTTCGAAGCCGCCGCGAAAGGCCGCGACGCCAAGCTGGTGTCCAACTGGGTGACCAACGAGCTGCTGTCCAAGCTGTCGGCGGGCGGGCACGAGATCGCCGCCTCGCCGCTGCCGGCCTCGGACATCGCCCAGCTGGTCGAGCTGATCGAGAACGGCACCATCTCGTCGAAGATCGCCAAGGAGGTCTTCGAGCACATGTGGGCCGGCGAGGGCCGTCCCGCTGAGATCGTCGAGGCGCGCGGCCTGGTGCAGATCAATGACACCGGGGCCATCGAGGCCGCGATCGACAAGCTGATCGCGGCCAATCCCGACAAGGCCGAGGCCGTGAAGGAAAAGCCCCAGGCCATCGGCTGGTTCGTCGGCCAAGTGATGAAGGAGACCGGCGGCAAGGCCAATCCGGCCACCGTCAACGAACTGCTGAAGAGCAAGCTGGGGCTTTAA
- a CDS encoding RcnB family protein, producing MKRLLLTIAAVAAVAGPMAVAAGDASAQDRGRYGHSDGRGDRGGDRHDGGRGGYDNRGGRGGYDGRHDNGRHNGWDRGDNRWDGRRYNGYYYNNRWSYGAPPAHYYGSPGYRPGYNAWRRGGYLPPYYRGNGYIIHDYGYYRLRPPPRGYYWYRAGNDYVLAAIATGLIFDIINQ from the coding sequence ATGAAGCGCTTGTTGCTCACCATCGCCGCCGTGGCCGCCGTCGCCGGGCCGATGGCCGTCGCCGCCGGCGACGCGTCCGCCCAGGATCGCGGCCGCTATGGCCATAGCGACGGCCGGGGCGATCGCGGCGGGGATCGCCACGACGGCGGTCGGGGCGGCTATGACAATCGTGGTGGCCGAGGCGGCTACGACGGTCGTCACGACAATGGCCGCCACAACGGCTGGGACCGCGGCGACAACCGCTGGGATGGCCGCCGCTACAACGGCTACTATTACAACAACCGCTGGAGCTACGGCGCGCCGCCGGCCCACTACTATGGCAGCCCCGGCTACCGTCCCGGCTACAACGCCTGGCGTCGCGGCGGCTACCTGCCGCCCTACTATCGTGGCAACGGCTATATCATCCACGATTACGGCTATTACCGCCTGCGCCCGCCGCCCCGGGGCTACTACTGGTACCGGGCCGGTAACGACTACGTCCTGGCGGCGATCGCCACCGGACTGATCTTCGACATCATCAACCAATAG
- a CDS encoding sel1 repeat family protein, whose translation MMMSIEPPAAIHGIPLPTTDASGEELFRMGMLYSTGQGGAPLDYVSAHMLFNLAAMRGSVEAKVYRKEISQEMASEDVAEAQRQAREWLAHG comes from the coding sequence ATGATGATGAGTATCGAACCGCCGGCCGCCATCCACGGGATCCCGCTGCCGACCACCGACGCCTCGGGCGAAGAGCTGTTCCGCATGGGCATGCTGTACTCGACCGGCCAAGGCGGCGCGCCGCTGGACTACGTTTCGGCCCACATGCTGTTCAACCTGGCCGCCATGCGCGGTTCGGTCGAAGCCAAGGTCTATCGCAAGGAAATCTCGCAGGAGATGGCCAGCGAGGATGTCGCCGAAGCCCAGCGCCAGGCGCGTGAATGGCTGGCTCACGGCTGA
- a CDS encoding polysaccharide biosynthesis/export family protein, with amino-acid sequence MHRRTILSAAIALPFAASGLVACGHVDREPITPTARPTATFSDIGYADWSDQEPDYRFYPGDEVEITVPSAVELNKSVVVQPDGRVALPLISPVMAADRTIGELEASLTQAYASQLLRPQVRVSIKSTAPLKVFVGGEVGNPGVYDMAGDGDALRAVIQAGGFKTSAKRTSVIIIRRGPNGRAMLRTADLLTGMTNGRADLVPLRRFDVVYVPRSGVSEAGLFMQQYFRDLLPISFSYAVNGFNGN; translated from the coding sequence ATGCACAGGCGCACCATCCTTTCGGCGGCCATCGCCCTGCCCTTCGCGGCCAGCGGCCTCGTCGCCTGCGGCCACGTGGATCGCGAGCCGATCACGCCAACCGCCCGTCCCACGGCCACTTTTTCCGATATCGGCTATGCCGACTGGTCGGACCAGGAGCCGGACTACCGGTTTTATCCGGGCGACGAAGTCGAGATCACCGTGCCTTCGGCGGTCGAGCTGAACAAGTCCGTAGTGGTCCAACCGGACGGGCGCGTCGCTTTGCCGCTGATCTCGCCAGTGATGGCGGCCGACCGCACGATCGGCGAATTGGAAGCCTCGCTCACCCAGGCCTACGCCAGCCAGCTGCTGCGGCCGCAGGTGCGGGTGTCGATCAAGTCGACGGCGCCGCTCAAGGTGTTCGTGGGCGGGGAAGTGGGCAATCCGGGCGTCTACGACATGGCCGGCGACGGCGACGCCCTGCGGGCCGTCATCCAGGCCGGCGGGTTCAAGACCTCGGCCAAGCGCACGTCGGTAATCATCATTCGCCGGGGCCCCAACGGTCGCGCCATGCTGCGCACGGCCGATCTTCTGACGGGGATGACCAACGGCCGGGCGGACCTGGTGCCGCTTCGTCGGTTCGACGTGGTCTATGTGCCGCGCAGCGGAGTGTCCGAAGCGGGCCTGTTCATGCAGCAGTACTTCCGAGACCTGCTGCCGATCAGCTTCAGCTACGCCGTCAACGGCTTCAACGGAAACTGA
- a CDS encoding proteophosphoglycan 5, with protein sequence MTKLRLTAAVAALTLAGYAGSALAQQTAPADPTAQTTQGAPASSSTSPSYGADPATSAPSSSADSATASGTPSSATADTSTGSAAPSADAKPEKKAKKHHKPAGAEADPAGASASETPKP encoded by the coding sequence ATGACCAAGCTCCGCCTCACGGCCGCCGTCGCCGCGCTGACTCTCGCCGGCTACGCCGGATCGGCCCTGGCCCAGCAGACCGCGCCGGCCGATCCCACGGCCCAAACCACGCAAGGCGCTCCCGCCTCTTCCTCTACGTCGCCGTCGTATGGCGCGGATCCGGCGACCTCCGCCCCGTCCTCCAGCGCCGACAGCGCCACCGCCAGCGGCACGCCTAGCTCGGCCACCGCGGACACCTCGACCGGCTCAGCGGCCCCGTCCGCCGACGCCAAGCCGGAAAAGAAGGCCAAGAAGCACCACAAGCCGGCCGGCGCCGAAGCCGACCCGGCGGGTGCCTCGGCCTCCGAAACGCCCAAGCCGTAA
- a CDS encoding GumC family protein, whose translation MSTTSAWTSVPHDPPSRSDWSARARYAPTDFVTLLWRERWLMLGVFLALFLLGLALAGTMKKTYTASSSLFVRLGQEYVYEPLAGDAGRGAVPSTDQVIQSESEILGSGELRDRVIRKVGFGKIFPGSATKYAVASPEGKRKLMAEGRDALARNLKIETAPDNSIIRLSYSNQDPDVAEKVLNTLLEEYLIYRRSLLIGGENTGVERQRELFTQKLAQTDAAYQAFLSGNDIGDFTAQKTALTQLQAQAESQKYATEAQLQDRMGRLASVQGELAKTPADTVLYRDSDTSASSKLAQLKLDRESLLARYRSDAQPVRDIEAQIAQLEQGVASGRTNGDGARRSGPNPIWQTLQSTRNDLSAEVAALQQSLAAYTQQVQDVNQRLLRLSELEPTFNQLSRDRDVLSSNVKDFTVKEQQDEAQRQMSAEGSDNIRIVQRAVAPSTGKSLKKPIMVLAFLFAAFTAACVGLVRMLLRPGLQTPASASRTLGLPVLATASYKRAA comes from the coding sequence ATGTCAACCACGAGCGCCTGGACCAGCGTGCCGCACGACCCGCCGTCGCGTAGCGACTGGTCGGCGCGTGCGCGTTACGCGCCGACCGACTTCGTCACCCTGTTGTGGCGTGAGCGGTGGTTGATGCTCGGCGTCTTCCTGGCCTTGTTCCTGCTGGGCCTGGCCCTGGCCGGCACCATGAAGAAGACCTACACCGCCAGCTCCAGCCTGTTCGTCCGCCTGGGCCAGGAATATGTCTACGAGCCCCTGGCCGGCGACGCCGGTCGTGGCGCGGTGCCCAGCACCGATCAGGTGATCCAGTCGGAATCGGAAATCCTGGGCAGCGGCGAGCTGCGCGATCGCGTGATCCGCAAGGTCGGTTTCGGCAAGATCTTCCCGGGCAGCGCCACCAAGTACGCCGTCGCCTCGCCGGAAGGTAAGCGCAAGCTGATGGCCGAGGGGCGCGACGCCCTGGCCCGCAACCTGAAGATCGAGACCGCGCCCGATAACTCGATCATCCGTCTGTCCTATTCCAACCAGGATCCGGACGTGGCCGAGAAGGTGCTCAACACCCTGCTGGAAGAGTACCTGATCTACCGCCGCAGCTTACTGATCGGCGGCGAAAACACCGGGGTGGAACGCCAGCGCGAGCTGTTCACCCAGAAGCTGGCCCAGACCGACGCGGCCTATCAGGCCTTCCTGTCGGGCAACGACATCGGCGATTTCACCGCCCAGAAGACCGCCCTGACCCAACTTCAGGCCCAGGCGGAGTCGCAGAAGTACGCCACCGAGGCCCAGTTGCAGGATCGCATGGGCCGGCTGGCCTCGGTCCAAGGCGAGCTGGCCAAGACCCCGGCCGACACCGTGCTCTATCGCGACAGCGACACCTCGGCCTCCAGCAAGCTGGCCCAGCTGAAGCTGGATCGCGAGAGTCTGCTGGCCCGCTATCGCTCCGACGCCCAGCCGGTCCGCGACATCGAGGCGCAGATCGCCCAGCTGGAGCAGGGCGTGGCGTCGGGTCGCACCAACGGCGACGGCGCGCGCCGCAGCGGCCCCAACCCGATCTGGCAGACCCTGCAGTCCACGCGCAATGACCTGTCGGCGGAAGTCGCCGCGCTCCAACAGTCGCTGGCCGCCTATACCCAGCAGGTCCAGGACGTGAACCAGCGCCTGCTGCGTCTGTCCGAACTGGAGCCGACCTTCAACCAGCTGTCGCGCGATCGCGACGTGCTGTCGTCGAACGTCAAGGATTTCACCGTCAAGGAACAGCAGGACGAGGCCCAGCGGCAGATGTCGGCCGAGGGCAGCGACAACATCCGCATCGTCCAGCGCGCCGTGGCGCCGTCGACCGGCAAGAGCTTGAAGAAGCCGATCATGGTGCTGGCCTTCCTGTTCGCGGCCTTCACCGCCGCCTGCGTCGGACTGGTGCGGATGCTGCTGCGGCCCGGCCTTCAGACCCCGGCCTCGGCCTCGCGCACCCTGGGCCTGCCGGTGCTGGCGACGGCGAGCTACAAGCGCGCCGCCTGA
- a CDS encoding DUF1304 domain-containing protein translates to MLLAAQIVTGIVALIHVYIVLLETVLFDTRGKKVFGLTDEAAAIVKPAMSNQGCYNGFLVAALVLGLFWPDDVTAKAFAFFGLACVAVAGVWGGLTVKRSILLIQTLPAVVGLGLWWNI, encoded by the coding sequence ATGTTGCTGGCCGCCCAGATCGTCACCGGGATCGTCGCCCTGATCCATGTCTACATCGTCCTGTTGGAGACGGTGCTGTTCGACACGCGGGGCAAGAAGGTCTTTGGCCTGACCGACGAGGCCGCCGCGATCGTCAAGCCGGCGATGTCGAACCAGGGCTGCTACAACGGCTTCCTGGTCGCGGCCCTGGTCCTGGGTCTGTTCTGGCCGGATGATGTGACCGCCAAGGCCTTCGCCTTCTTTGGCCTGGCCTGCGTGGCCGTGGCCGGCGTCTGGGGCGGCCTGACCGTCAAGCGCTCGATCCTGCTGATTCAGACCCTGCCGGCGGTGGTGGGGCTCGGGTTGTGGTGGAATATCTAG
- a CDS encoding glutathione S-transferase N-terminal domain-containing protein, with translation MSRPIELYYWPTPNGWKISIALEEMGLPYEMIPVNIGAGEQFKPDFLAISPNNRMPAIVDPDGPDGQPISVFESGAILQYLGRKSGQFYGANERERVEIDQWLMWQMGGLGPMAGQTHHFRQYAPSIVSDQRQVAYGAIRYTNETHRLYGVLNKQLEGKDFICGQLSIADFACWGWVVPWKNQGIILEEFPHLKAWFERMAAREDVDRGFKVGAELRRPALQTPGKAQEEARKVLFGQRAR, from the coding sequence ATGAGCCGTCCGATCGAACTGTACTACTGGCCCACGCCGAACGGCTGGAAGATCTCGATCGCCCTGGAGGAAATGGGGCTGCCCTACGAGATGATCCCCGTGAACATCGGGGCGGGCGAGCAGTTCAAGCCGGACTTCCTGGCCATCAGCCCCAACAATCGCATGCCGGCCATCGTCGATCCTGACGGTCCCGACGGCCAGCCGATCTCGGTGTTCGAATCCGGGGCCATACTGCAGTACCTGGGGCGCAAGAGCGGCCAGTTCTACGGCGCCAACGAGCGCGAGCGGGTCGAGATCGACCAGTGGCTGATGTGGCAGATGGGGGGCCTTGGTCCCATGGCCGGCCAGACCCACCATTTCCGACAGTACGCCCCCTCCATCGTCAGCGACCAGCGCCAGGTCGCCTACGGCGCCATCCGCTACACCAACGAGACCCATCGGCTGTATGGCGTGCTCAACAAGCAGCTGGAGGGGAAGGATTTCATCTGCGGCCAATTGTCCATCGCCGACTTCGCGTGCTGGGGATGGGTTGTTCCCTGGAAAAACCAGGGCATCATTCTGGAAGAGTTTCCGCACCTGAAGGCTTGGTTCGAGCGCATGGCGGCCCGCGAGGACGTCGATCGCGGCTTCAAGGTGGGGGCCGAATTGCGCCGTCCGGCCCTGCAAACACCCGGAAAAGCGCAGGAAGAGGCCCGAAAGGTGCTGTTTGGCCAGCGCGCCCGTTAA
- a CDS encoding CpsD/CapB family tyrosine-protein kinase, producing MVDLNVEMAELWGSLGAPAPGRAHVVQFVAARKGEGTSTAAREFARFAAKRAGRKTWLIDLDLVTSPQYQAIAADPERYGPLGAGAPASPDGSAFFTVQPPAPKPGGGVWPDAKYLTAHSIGGPRFWVTRFNREALRGRQKVHILPGVEYWAALRRHAEIIVVDSPSADRSQAALTLAQHMDQTVLVVSAQQPDVRPPGLLRDALASSGGRTAGVFFNQASVQPPKFLKAILP from the coding sequence ATGGTGGATTTGAACGTCGAGATGGCGGAGCTGTGGGGGAGCCTTGGCGCCCCCGCGCCCGGCCGCGCGCACGTCGTCCAGTTCGTCGCCGCCCGGAAAGGCGAGGGGACCTCGACGGCCGCCCGCGAATTCGCCCGCTTCGCCGCCAAGCGCGCCGGCCGCAAGACCTGGCTGATCGACCTGGACCTGGTCACCTCGCCGCAATACCAGGCCATCGCCGCCGATCCCGAACGCTACGGTCCGCTGGGCGCCGGCGCGCCGGCCTCGCCGGACGGCTCTGCCTTCTTCACCGTCCAGCCGCCCGCGCCCAAGCCGGGCGGCGGAGTGTGGCCCGACGCCAAGTACCTGACCGCCCACAGCATCGGCGGCCCGCGCTTCTGGGTGACCCGCTTCAATCGCGAGGCCCTGCGCGGTCGCCAGAAGGTGCACATCCTGCCCGGTGTCGAATATTGGGCCGCCCTGCGCCGTCATGCCGAGATCATCGTGGTCGACAGCCCGTCGGCCGATCGCTCCCAGGCCGCCCTGACCCTGGCCCAGCACATGGACCAGACGGTGCTGGTGGTCAGCGCCCAGCAGCCGGACGTTCGGCCGCCGGGCCTGCTGCGCGACGCCCTGGCCTCGTCGGGCGGCCGCACCGCCGGGGTGTTCTTCAACCAGGCCTCGGTCCAGCCGCCGAAGTTCCTGAAGGCCATCCTGCCTTGA